In Haematobia irritans isolate KBUSLIRL chromosome 1, ASM5000362v1, whole genome shotgun sequence, a genomic segment contains:
- the Vps45 gene encoding vacuolar protein sorting 45, producing MNVITSIKLYIEKMCTESGPGMKTMLLDKETTSIISMAFAQSDMLQREVFLFERIDSGRSNERMKYLKCIVFIRPTKQNVQLLAQELRSPKYGSYFLYFSNIIPRTDIKYLAECDESESVREVKELYADYLAVNPNLFSLNIPKCMQRLNWLPDTLTRSVHGVISVLLSLKLNPVIRYRAGSPVAQTLAKQIFEQITKESSLFDFRTHENGAAPPLLLILDRRDDPVTPLLHQWTYQAMVHELLTIKNNRVDLSGIQGIPKDYKELVLSGDQDEFYGKNMYANFGEIGSTIKGLMEEFQRKAKDQKKVESIADMKNFIETYPQFKKMSGTVQKHLCIMGELSSLTTKRNLFEVSELEQEIACKAEHSQQLQRIKKIIGDERTSIDDVLKLVALYALRYERHANCDTSGLLQMIKTRGGQTHIIPSLIEYAGTHMRQGELFNLVRITDAVKLTRNLIKGLKGVENVFTQHTPLLKETLEDVFKGRELDPMYPAINSELVPFRRPPQEVVVFMIGGTTYEEALAVHQLNNAGYRVILGGTFIHNSQSFIEEVLAATENMQFKHTKSMLRHYASSENY from the exons ATGAATGTTATTACCAGCATAAAGCTGTACATTGAGAAAATGTGCACTGAGTCGGGACCAGGAATGAAGACCATGTTACTGGATAAGGAAACG ACAAGTATAATTTCCATGGCTTTCGCCCAATCAGATATGTTGCAACGGGAAGTTTTCCTATTCGAACGCATCGATTCAGGGCGCTCTAATGAGAGAATGAAATATTTGAAATGCATTGTATTTATACGTCCCACAAAACAAAATGTCCAACTACTTGCCCAGGAATTGCGTAGTCCAAAATACGGATCATATTTTCTAT ATTTCAGCAATATAATTCCCAGGACTGACATTAAATATTTGGCCGAATGCGATGAAAGTGAATCTGTTAGAGAAGTTAAAGAACTCTATGCCGACTATTTGGCTGTAAATCCAAACTTGTTTTCCTTAAACATACCAAAGTGTATGCAAAGACTTAATTGGTTGCCCGATACTTTAACCCGTTCTGTGCATGGTGTTATTTCTGTTTTGTTATCATTGAAATTAAATCCAGTCATACGTTATAGAGCTGGTTCTCCTGTGGCCCAGACATTGGCCAAACAAATATTCGAACAAATAACCAAAGAATCTTCATTATTTGATTTTCGCACTCATGAAAATGGAGCTGCTCCACCTTTGCTGTTAATACTTGATCGCCGCGATGACCCAGTGACACCGCTTTTGCACCAATGGACATATCAGGCTATGGTGCATGAGCTgcttactataaaaaataatcgtgTTGATCTTTCCGGAATACAGGGTATACCCAAAGATTATAAGGAGTTGGTACTTTCCGGCGATCAAGATGAATTCTATGGGAAAAATATGTATGCGAATTTCGGTGAAATTGGTTCCACAATAAAAGGTCTAATGGAAGAGTTTCAGCGTAAAGCAAAGGATCAGAAAAAGGTCGAGAGTATTgcagatatgaaaaatttcatagaaacgtatccacaatttaagaaaatgtcgGGCACTGTGCAAAAGCATTTATGTATTATGGGCGAATTGTCATCGCTGACAACGAAACGTAATTTATTCGAGGTATCTGAATTGGAACAAGAGATTGCCTGTAAAGCAGAACATTCACAACAATTGCAAAGAATCAAAAAGATAATAGGCGATGAACGTACATCAATAGATGATGTTTTGAAACTCGTGGCTTTGTATGCCCTGCGTTATGAAAGGCATGCAAATTGCGACACATCGGGTCTATTGCAAATGATAAAAACTAGAGGTGGACAAACTCACATTATACCTAGTCTAATTGAATATGCCGGAACTCATATGCGCCAAGGTGAACTATTCAATTTAGTGCGCATTACCGATGCTGTGAAACTAACGAGGAACCTAATCAAAGGTCTAAAAGGAGTTGAGAATGTATTCACTCAACATACTCCTTTGCTAAAGGAAACACTTGAGGATGTCTTCAAAGGTCGTGAATTGGATCCCATGTATCCAGCTATTAATTCTGAACTTGTACCTTTTAGAAGACCACCGCAAGAGGTTGTTGTCTTTATGATAGGTGGTACAACCTATGAAGAAGCATTGGCCGTCCATCAACTAAATAATGCTGGTTATCGTGTTATACTCGGCGGCACCTTTATACATAATTCCCAGAGCTTTATAGAAGAAGTGCTAGCTGCAACAGAAAATATGCAATTCAAACATACAAAATCTATGTTGAGGCATTATGCGTCCTCGGAGAATTATTAA
- the LOC142220831 gene encoding uncharacterized protein LOC142220831 translates to MTENSSIWANRCRTCFNQTTDLQSLSNLAISEKQQQKSYAELLNEITDINVAEDKHTQLPQSICSCCSRELKSSHAFIRQAKEANGKYLSIVTDALNPGTEEHKMDCFQESEIDIRQCLEIKLECEDGEWDQNDDGNNTGDYVIPDHKNELDLKKEMHDGTTSDKDAKCTNVESTKEDPIDDAEAADWSATEDSESESEEEEITTRKTRKDTKKSLNEDTETDIAVPCSMCNKIFNNSKELKRHLRYTHVPEDQKCSCPICGAKFSRPGNMYTHMRTLHDPKSVELVLPAKEQIYQCDKCPRKYTKKKNLNGHIRVKHSGPEAEKDDASSGKNRVKTESKEEIRPLCSICGASFSNKSHLIVHLRRHTGEKPFQCEFCERAFPRVSELTRHRRIHTGEKPFKCKICEKTFRVSTKLSTHMKSHTNERPYKCTQCERSFKYSKDLNIHNRIHTGERPYLCTICGSTFTQSNSLKAHRMKLGHIEQI, encoded by the exons ATGACTGAAAATAGTTCAATTTGGGCAAATCGATGTCGTACTTGCTTCAATCAGACAACCGATCTGCAGTCTCTCTCAAATTTAGCAATTagcgaaaaacaacaacaaaaatcttaTGCCGAATTGTTGAATGAAATTACAGATATTAAT GTCGCCGAGGACAAACATACACAATTGCCTCAAAGCATTTGTTCTTGCTGTTCCCGTGAACTAAAATCCTCGCATGCATTTATTAGACAAGCTAAAGAAgcaaatggaaaatatttatcaatTGTAACGGATGCATTGAATCCCGGAACTGAGGAGCACAAAATGGATTGTTTTCAAGAGTCTGAAATTGATATAAGACAATGTCTTGAAATTAAATTGGAGTGTGAAGATGGCGAATGGGATCAAAACGACGATGGCAATAATACCGGTGATTATGTTATTCctgatcataaaaatgaattagaTCTTAAAAAAGAAATGCATGATGGCACAACTTCGGATAAAGATGCAAAATGCACGAACGTGGAGAGCACAAAAGA AGATCCCATAGATGATGCTGAAGCTGCAGATTGGTCTGcaacggaagattccgaaagtgAAAGCGAGGAAGAAGAAATCACTACTCGAAAAACTCGTAAAGATACTAAGAAATCGTTAAATGAAGATACTGAAACAGACATTGCAGTACCCTGTTCCATGTGCAATAAAATCTTCAATAATTCCAAAGAATTAAAACGCCATCTGCGATATACTCATGTTCCAGAAGATCAGAAATGCTCTTGTCCCATATGCGGAGCTAAATTTAGCCGTCCTGGTAATATGTATACTCATATGCGGACACTACATGATCCAAAATCTGTTGAACTAGTGCTGCCAGCAAAAGAACAAATTTATCAATGTGATAAATGTCCaagaaaatataccaaaaagaaaaatttaaatggtcACATTAGGGTAAAGCATAGTGGGCCAGAGGCAGAAAAAGATGATGCATCTAGTGGGAAAAACCGCGTAAAAACAGAATCTAAGGAGGAAATTCGTCCCTTATGTTCCATATGCGGAGCTTCGTTTTCCAACAAATCCCATTTGATAGTTCATCTGAGACGGCATACGGGCGAAAAACCATTTCAATGTGAATTTTGTGAAAGGGCCTTCCCTAGAGTTTCAGAGCTGACACGTCATCGGAGAATCCACACAGGAGAAAAACcatttaaatgtaaaatatgTGAAAAAACATTCCGAGTCTCCACAAAGCTGTCCACCCATATGAAATCACATACAAATGAAAGACCTTACAAATGCACACAATGCGAACGAAGTTTTAAATATTCGAAAGACTTGAATATACATAATCGCATACATACAGGCGAGAGACCCTATCTATGTACAATATGTGGGAGTACTTTTACACAAAGTAATTCCCTTAAGGCACATCGCATGAAGCTGGGACACATAGAGCAAATCTAA